A genomic window from Natronorubrum aibiense includes:
- a CDS encoding ABC transporter ATP-binding protein: protein MSTVTFSDVQKQYGDIIAIEDVSLEINDGEFVSILGPSGSGKSTLLRMIAGLEEISNGEISIGERVINGVAPQDRGIAMVFQNYALYPHMTVRDNMSYGLRLTTDLDESEIDERIESTAKMLEIEDHLEKRPANLSGGQQQRVATGRAIVRNPDVFLMDEPLSNLDAKLKMHMRTELQRIHDELETTTIYVTHDQEEAMTMSDRIVIVAEGQLQQVGPPEEIYNKPANRFVANFIGSPAMNFFDVTLEDDCLHGSTFEYPIAADTAAMARDAGTSSSFTLGVRPEHISLTDEQDPRAIRAELDVIEPIGSDNYLYATVGDHECTIRVPADVKPDRTAPLWLTFDESDIHLFDSTTNDNILTAPTPSARPLN from the coding sequence ATGAGTACAGTCACTTTCAGCGACGTGCAGAAACAGTACGGCGATATCATCGCCATCGAAGATGTCTCCCTCGAGATCAACGACGGTGAGTTCGTGTCGATTCTCGGACCATCCGGCTCCGGCAAATCCACACTGCTGCGAATGATCGCCGGACTCGAGGAGATTTCCAACGGCGAAATCTCGATTGGCGAACGTGTTATCAACGGTGTCGCTCCGCAAGATCGAGGCATCGCGATGGTCTTTCAGAACTACGCGTTGTACCCACATATGACCGTCCGGGACAACATGTCCTACGGGCTGCGCCTGACGACCGACCTCGATGAATCGGAAATTGACGAACGAATCGAGAGCACAGCGAAGATGCTCGAGATCGAAGATCACCTCGAGAAACGACCCGCGAACCTCTCTGGCGGACAGCAACAACGCGTCGCAACGGGACGAGCGATCGTCAGGAACCCGGACGTGTTCCTCATGGACGAACCCCTCTCGAATCTCGACGCGAAGCTCAAGATGCACATGCGGACCGAGTTACAGCGGATTCACGACGAACTCGAGACGACGACCATCTACGTCACCCACGACCAGGAAGAGGCGATGACCATGTCCGACCGGATCGTTATCGTCGCGGAGGGTCAGCTTCAGCAAGTTGGCCCCCCAGAAGAAATTTACAACAAACCTGCAAACCGCTTCGTCGCGAACTTCATCGGAAGCCCGGCGATGAATTTCTTCGACGTCACGCTCGAGGACGACTGCCTCCATGGTAGCACGTTCGAGTATCCGATCGCTGCTGATACCGCTGCAATGGCACGCGACGCTGGAACCAGCTCGTCGTTCACCCTCGGTGTTCGGCCGGAACACATCTCACTGACCGATGAGCAGGATCCACGCGCAATTCGAGCGGAACTCGACGTAATCGAGCCGATTGGGAGTGATAATTATCTCTACGCCACGGTCGGCGATCACGAGTGCACGATACGCGTCCCAGCAGACGTGAAACCCGATCGGACAGCGCCGTTGTGGCTCACGTTCGACGAGTCGGACATTCACCTCTTCGATAGCACAACCAACGATAATATCCTGACGGCGCCCACGCCATCGGCACGGCCCCTCAACTAG
- a CDS encoding carbohydrate ABC transporter permease, with protein MATKDDSASRLDAVRSIDLSDTETRAGLLFAAPYLVIFSIFLLYPLVLGFYMSLFEWNVFMPSESEFIGLENYVRMVQDPVFWSAFRATVYFVALTVPTLVVFGLVLALGVNHNIKGKRFLRTVYFSPYVLTVSVVSLIWMELYASDYGPINYYLSYLVSNTPTWLNSFTWAMPAVAIATVWWTVGFNFIILLAARQSVPERLYEAARIDGASSWRAFRDITLPQMRPAIMFVSVVQFIWSFQVFGQVFVMTDGGPGNSTQTIIMYLYRVAFRQQDFGYAAAIGYFLFFVLVAVSLANYYFIGREENSS; from the coding sequence ATGGCAACGAAAGACGATTCAGCGTCACGTCTTGACGCGGTGAGATCGATCGATCTCTCGGATACTGAAACGAGAGCCGGGCTGCTGTTTGCAGCGCCGTATCTCGTGATCTTCAGTATCTTCCTGCTGTATCCGCTCGTTCTCGGCTTCTATATGAGCCTGTTCGAGTGGAACGTGTTCATGCCGAGTGAGTCAGAGTTCATCGGGCTCGAGAACTACGTTCGAATGGTTCAAGACCCAGTGTTCTGGAGTGCGTTCCGAGCGACGGTGTACTTCGTTGCACTCACCGTGCCGACGCTCGTGGTGTTCGGACTGGTTCTAGCCCTCGGTGTGAATCACAATATCAAGGGTAAACGGTTCCTCAGAACCGTCTATTTCAGCCCCTACGTCCTGACCGTCTCGGTCGTGTCGTTGATCTGGATGGAGCTGTACGCTTCGGACTACGGGCCGATCAACTACTATCTCTCCTATCTCGTCTCCAACACACCGACGTGGCTCAATAGCTTCACGTGGGCGATGCCTGCCGTCGCAATCGCGACGGTCTGGTGGACCGTCGGATTCAACTTCATTATCCTGTTGGCAGCCCGCCAGAGCGTTCCAGAGCGCCTGTACGAAGCTGCGCGTATCGATGGCGCGAGCTCGTGGCGAGCGTTCAGGGATATCACGTTGCCCCAGATGCGTCCGGCGATTATGTTCGTCAGTGTCGTGCAGTTCATCTGGTCGTTCCAGGTGTTCGGCCAGGTGTTCGTCATGACAGATGGCGGTCCTGGAAACTCGACGCAGACGATCATCATGTATCTCTACCGAGTCGCGTTCAGGCAACAGGACTTCGGGTATGCCGCAGCGATCGGCTACTTCCTGTTTTTCGT
- a CDS encoding ABC transporter substrate-binding protein, producing the protein MVRKHWNGQGADRRTFLKSVATTGAVASFAGCLGGGQGGDGSTIEFWTLFAGGDGDAMEAMVDAFNDEHDDFQISRERQPFEQYYDSLFTSMTGGTPPDLAVFHTNELQRFVDTLTPLDDRIESETESAYVESIWNETALDGSHVALPLDTHPNALYYNKDIFEEAGLDPDSPPTNFEELQHAADEITANTDAQAFNPEPYGQFYSRQFAAWLKSVGSDFLNEDATAAAFDNDEALELVEFYADIADAYGWDEPDASNDRGNRAFRAGDLAMTIDGTWFYGVLREAEYDWGMTKPFVAPGATEQYTWANSHALAVPANNSRSDELTEAAVRAAEWLTQNSAEWGTVAGHMPASNDVLDSGELQNADVWDATLSTFFEMADNDQLVYLPSTDNNDDYVRPVDQTLAQVYSQQLEPADALEEMVSTVNDNLS; encoded by the coding sequence ATGGTTCGCAAACACTGGAATGGACAGGGAGCCGATAGGCGTACGTTTCTCAAATCAGTAGCCACAACGGGCGCTGTTGCCAGCTTCGCTGGCTGTCTCGGCGGTGGTCAAGGCGGGGATGGATCGACAATCGAGTTCTGGACGCTGTTCGCCGGCGGCGACGGTGATGCGATGGAAGCCATGGTCGACGCGTTCAACGACGAACACGACGACTTCCAGATTAGCAGGGAACGGCAACCGTTCGAGCAATACTACGACTCGTTGTTCACCTCGATGACTGGCGGAACGCCGCCTGATCTGGCAGTTTTCCACACGAACGAGCTGCAACGGTTCGTCGACACGTTAACGCCACTCGATGATCGTATCGAATCGGAGACCGAAAGCGCGTACGTCGAGTCGATCTGGAACGAAACAGCACTCGACGGATCACACGTCGCGTTACCCCTTGACACACACCCGAACGCACTGTACTACAACAAGGACATCTTCGAGGAGGCCGGACTCGACCCCGACTCGCCGCCGACGAATTTCGAGGAGCTCCAGCACGCAGCCGATGAGATTACTGCGAATACGGACGCACAAGCGTTTAACCCGGAGCCGTACGGGCAGTTCTATTCCCGGCAGTTCGCTGCCTGGCTCAAATCAGTCGGTTCCGACTTCCTGAACGAGGACGCAACGGCAGCCGCGTTCGACAACGACGAGGCACTCGAACTCGTCGAATTCTACGCGGATATCGCGGACGCGTACGGATGGGACGAGCCGGACGCCTCGAACGACAGAGGCAATCGAGCGTTCCGTGCAGGCGATCTCGCGATGACCATCGACGGAACGTGGTTCTACGGGGTGTTGCGAGAGGCAGAGTACGACTGGGGCATGACCAAACCGTTCGTCGCACCTGGTGCGACCGAACAGTACACCTGGGCGAACAGTCACGCTCTCGCCGTTCCGGCAAACAACAGTCGAAGCGACGAGTTGACCGAAGCAGCCGTCCGCGCTGCAGAATGGCTCACCCAGAACTCCGCCGAGTGGGGGACGGTTGCTGGACACATGCCCGCAAGCAACGATGTGCTTGACTCGGGAGAACTCCAGAATGCAGACGTCTGGGATGCGACTCTCAGCACGTTTTTCGAGATGGCAGACAACGATCAGCTGGTGTACCTGCCAAGCACAGATAACAACGACGACTACGTTCGACCGGTCGACCAGACCCTGGCCCAGGTGTACTCTCAGCAACTCGAGCCTGCGGATGCGCTCGAGGAGATGGTTAGCACGGTCAACGACAATCTCTCATAA